The genomic region TTATGGGATAGACTATTAAGTGAGGGAGAATATCAATTAGATGTTCTTGAACTATCTAAATAATAATAATTGTTTTTTAATATTCTTATTCTCTATTATTTCTCCTAAGCTAAATATACTATATGATTAATATAATTGAAAAGCTATGCAGATTCATGTATTCTTCTATGTATTATACGAATTTGAATATCACCGATTAATACTCTACAAGATTATTATATGTTTAAAAAACTATACAGAGTGTTATGTTCCAATATAAAAATTTTATATTGTCATAAGTAAAAGTTAAATAACCCATAACACTCTATAAAAATATTGGGTGATAATGATGGCGGCCTGCAAGGATGCAGTCAAAGTCAAAACACTTAGTGGTAAAGAAGTAGAGCTTGTTCCTAAAAAGGTATGGCAGTTAAGCCCTAAGGGAAGGAAGGGAGTTAAAGTAGGATTATTCCAGGACCCAGAAACAGGTAAATACTTCAGAGCAAAAGTTCCCGACGACTACCCGATATGTGGTTAAGAAAAAATTTAAACAAGAATATTATTTTTATAACCCTTTACAACAACTCTTTCTATTTATCGACATAATTCATTTGTTATGCATTTAATAGTAGTATTGTGATTATTTAGAATAACATAGTTTTATAATAGTCAGTAACAGGGGTATTCTTCACCCATCTTTTGTCCTGGCCTTCATCATCCCTATAATTAATTCTTTGTATTCTACTTATTTAATTGTTTAAAAAGATCCGGAATTTTTAGTTTGCTATAGTGAGTATTTTGATTTAGTTGCCTTAATTGTTGTTTCCATAACATATTTTATTTATAGGTGTAAATATTTTCCTAGAGATAATTCTAGGTGAGAATGGTAGTGGTTAGTTTAGAAGTAGAGATTGCTGGTCTTAAAATGAAGAATCCATTGATGAATGCTGCTTGTCCAGTATCTAGAGATGCTGAAATGATGAAGGCATTGATAGATAATGGTGTTGGTGCTGTTGTAGCCAAGACGATTAGTGTTAGACCAGCAATTGTTCCAAGACCTAGTATGGGTGCTGTTGACCGTGGCATTGTCAGGTCGCAGATTCTAAAAACTTTTGGGCCAGGAAATGTACGGATCGTGAATGCTGATAGTGGAAACTATAGGTTTATATATGCTTTATTAAACGCTGAATTATGGAGTGATATACCGGCAGAACATTATTTTGAAAGAGAATATCCTATTGTTAAAAAATATGCTGAAGAAAAAGGTGTTCCATTCATTATAAGTATCGGTTATAAGCCCGAAGAACTTCAATTGCTGGGTCCAAAATGTCAGAAGGCAGGTGCTAATGCTATAGAGTTCTCAACACATTATATAGGGAAAGATTATAGACCAGTGGTTGAAGCAGCTAAAGCGTTACGAGAAGTTGTTGATATACCGATATTCGCCAAGCTGAGTCCCTTCACACCAAATATTCCAGAACTTGTTAAAGAACTTGAAAAAGTAGGTGTTGACGGAATAGTTGCAACAAACACTATTGGCCCAGCTCTACACATAGACATAGAGACAGGGCTACCCATTGTTGGTGGACCGAATGGTTATGGATGGATGAGCGGGCCAGCATTAAAACCATTAGCTTTAGCAGTTGTAGCGGAAGCAGCTAAAAACACCCATCTACCAGTTATTGGTGTTGGCGGTATTTCCAAGGGTACTGATGTTATAGAATACTTTATGGCTGGAGCATCAGCTGTCCAAATATGTACAGCCGCACTCATTGAGGGACTAGGCGTATTTAGGAGGATAGAGAAAGAAATAGAATCATGGCTTAAGAGACATGGATATGATAGCATATTAGATGTTAAAGGTAAAGCTCTAAAATACTTAAAGCCTGAGCCGCGCCGTGTATGGGCAAAACCTCCCGTTGTCGATCCAAAGAAATGTATAGGATGTGGATTCTGTGAACAAGTTTGTGACTATAACGCCGTAAAAGTAGTACCCAATGAAGAAGGGAAACGGATTGCACAAGTAAACTATGATCTATGCTATGGATGTGGTTTATGTACAAGTGTTTGTCCAACAAGAGCTATTCATTTCGAAGAAGAACTAGACTAAAACAGACATTTATTTTTTTATCTTCTTTCTCACTATTCCTTATATTCTATCGCTTTTAATCATCCGAATCCTGAATTGAGTTCTATACATTAGTTTCGGTCTACCCCCAGCCAATTATATATTCTGTTTCATATTAGCGGTGCAATAAAACCATGGTTAAACTGGGAATTAAGGAATTAGACAATATAATCTCTCCATACAAGATAGTGGAGTTGGAAGCAGATTGGAGCAATCATATATTAGAATTAGCAGATATAATATTTAGACTAGCTAGGCAGGGACAAGTACATATACTTTTTGTTAATAGTTCCAAATATATAGATATCGATAAATTCTACTTAGACCTTGAACCCTTCATTGAGGATATAGGCGATATAAAAATTTATTGGGCTAAGAACATTGAAACATTAGCTTATCATTTACTGTTAACACCGAAAACGAAGAAGGGATCCATAATAGTTATTCTACCGTATAGAAGAGATCTTGTCTCACAAATCGAGAACACGTATACGCCAAGACTTAAACATTCGTTACAAATAGCAGCAGACAAAGGGTGGAGCATTATTATCGTTAACCCACTTATGTCAGAAGGTGTTATCAATAATTATTTAGGAGAAATCTCGTTGAGAATACGTTTTGGTGAGAGAATAAACTATGTTGAGATCCTTAATAGAGCAATAATGGAGAAACCTATGAAGATTTTTTAAATATCTATTATAAAAAATTATTTATTGCATAAAATATTTTTGTTATTGATTCAAACAAACATTTCTAAACATCTATATA from Staphylothermus marinus F1 harbors:
- a CDS encoding chromatin protein Cren7, with the translated sequence MAACKDAVKVKTLSGKEVELVPKKVWQLSPKGRKGVKVGLFQDPETGKYFRAKVPDDYPICG
- a CDS encoding 4Fe-4S dicluster-binding protein, producing the protein MVSLEVEIAGLKMKNPLMNAACPVSRDAEMMKALIDNGVGAVVAKTISVRPAIVPRPSMGAVDRGIVRSQILKTFGPGNVRIVNADSGNYRFIYALLNAELWSDIPAEHYFEREYPIVKKYAEEKGVPFIISIGYKPEELQLLGPKCQKAGANAIEFSTHYIGKDYRPVVEAAKALREVVDIPIFAKLSPFTPNIPELVKELEKVGVDGIVATNTIGPALHIDIETGLPIVGGPNGYGWMSGPALKPLALAVVAEAAKNTHLPVIGVGGISKGTDVIEYFMAGASAVQICTAALIEGLGVFRRIEKEIESWLKRHGYDSILDVKGKALKYLKPEPRRVWAKPPVVDPKKCIGCGFCEQVCDYNAVKVVPNEEGKRIAQVNYDLCYGCGLCTSVCPTRAIHFEEELD